One Prunus dulcis chromosome 7, ALMONDv2, whole genome shotgun sequence DNA segment encodes these proteins:
- the LOC117635711 gene encoding 5-methyltetrahydropteroyltriglutamate--homocysteine methyltransferase — protein MASHIVGYPRMGPKRELKFALESFWDGKTSAEDLQKVAADLRSSIWKQMTDAGIKHIPSNTFSYYDQVLDTTALLGAVPPRYGWNGGEIGFDTYFSMARGNASVPAMEMTKWFDTNYHFIVPELGPDVNFSYASHKAVEEYKEAKALGVDTIPVLVGPVSYLLLSKPAKGVEKSFSLLSLLGKIIPIYKEVISELKAAGASWIQFDEPTLVMDLDSHKLQAFTDAYSHLESTLSGLNVLIETYFADVPAEAFKTLTSLKGVTAYGFDLVRGTKTLDLIKGEFPKGKYLFAGLVDGRNIWANDLSASLSTLQTLEGIVGKDKLVVSTSCSLLHTAVDLVNETKLDQEIKSWLAFAAQKIVEVNALATALAGHKDEAFFSANAAAQASRKSSPRVTNEAVQKAAAALKGSDHRRATNVSARLDAQQKKLNLPILPTTTIGSFPQTIELRRVRREYKAKKISEEEYVKAIKEEISNVVKLQEELDIDVLVHGEPERNDMVEYFGEQLSGFAFTVNGWVQSYGSRCVKPPIIYGDVSRPNPMTVFWSSAAQSMTARPMKGMLTGPVTILNWSFVRNDQPRFETTYQIALAIKDEVEDLEKAGINVIQIDEAALREGLPLRKSEQAFYLDWAVHSFRITNCGVQDTTQIHTHMCYSNFNDIIHSIIDMDADVITIENSRSDEKLLSVFREGVKYGAGIGPGVYDIHSPRIPSTEEIADRINKMLAVLETNILWVNPDCGLKTRKYTEVKPALSNLVAAAKLLRTQLASAK, from the exons ATGGCGTCTCACATTGTTGGATACCCTCGTATGGGCCCCAAGAGAGAGCTCAAGTTTGCTTTGGAATCTTTCTGGGATGGGAAGACCAGTGCCGAAGATTTACAGAAGGTGGCAGCTGATCTGAGATCTTCCATCTGGAAGCAGATGACTGATGCTGGGATCAAGCACATCCCCAGCAACACTTTCTCATACTACGATCAGGTGCTTGACACCACTGCATTGCTCGGGGCTGTTCCACCAAGATATGGATGGAATGGTGGTGAGATTGGATTTGACACATACTTCTCCATGGCCAGAGGAAATGCCTCAGTTCCTGCTATGGAGATGACCAAGTGGTTCGATACCAACTA CCATTTCATTGTCCCTGAGTTGGGACCTGATGTCAACTTCTCCTATGCTTCTCACAAGGCTGTCGAGGAATACAAGGAGGCTAAGGCG CTTGGAGTGGACACCATTCCAGTCCTTGTTGGTCCTGTGTCATACTTGTTGCTTTCGAAACCAGCAAAGGGTGTTGAGAAgtccttttctcttctctctcttcttggAAAAATCATTCCAATCTACAA GGAAGTTATATCTGAGCTTAAGGCTGCTGGAGCTTCATGGATTCAGTTTGATGAGCCCACGCTTGTTATGGATCTTGATTCTCACAAGTTGCAAGCATTCACTGATGCCTACTCTCACCTGGAATCAACTCTATCTGGCTTGAATGTTCTTATTGAGACCTACTTTGCTGATGTTCCTGCTGAGGCATTCAAGACCCTCACTTCCTTGAAAGGTGTCACTGCATATGGTTTTGATTTAGTTCGTGGTACTAAGACCCTTGATTTGATTAAGGGTGAATTCCCTAAAGGAAAATACCTCTTTGCCGGATTGGTTGATGGAAGGAACATTTGGGCTAATGATCTTTCTGCCTCCCTAAGTACTTTACAGACTCTTGAAGGCATTGTTGGCAAAG ATAAACTTGTTGTCTCCACCTCCTGCTCTCTTCTTCACACTGCTGTTGATCTTGTTAATGAGACCAAGCTGGACCAGGAAATAAAATCATGGCTCGCTTTTGCTGCCCAGAAAATTGTTGAAGTTAATGCTTTGGCCACGGCCTTGGCTGGTCACAAGGATGAG GCATTTTTCTCCGCTAATGCCGCAGCTCAGGCTTCAAGGAAGTCCTCCCCAAGGGTGACCAATGAGGCTGTTCAAAAGGCT GCTGCTGCGTTGAAGGGTTCTGACCACCGTCGTGCTACTAATGTAAGTGCTAGACTTGATGCTCAACAGAAGAAGCTTAACCTTCCAATTCTCCCAACCACCACCATTGGATCATTCCCTCAGACCATTGAACTCAGGAGGGTCCGTCGTGAATACAAGGCCAAGAA GATTTCTGAGGAGGAGTATGTCAAGGCCATTAAGGAAGAAATTAGCAACGTTGTCAAGCTTCAGGAAGAGCTCGACATTGATGTCCTTGTCCATGGGGAGCCCGAG AGGAATGATATGGTTGAGTACTTTGGAGAACAATTATCAGGCTTTGCCTTTACCGTCAATGGCTGGGTGCAATCTTATGGATCTCGATGTGTGAAGCCACCAATCATCTACGGTGATGTGAGCCGCCCCAATCCAATGACCGTGTTCTGGTCATCTGCTGCCCAGAGCATGACTGCCCGCCCAATGAAGGGAATGCTTACAGGCCCTGTCACCATTCTTAACTGGTCCTTTGTTAGAAATGACCAGCCCCGATTCGAGACTACCTACCAGATTGCTTTGGCCATCAAGGATGAAGTGGAGGATCTTGAGAAAGCTGGTATTAACGTTATTCAAATTGATGAGGCTGCTTTGAGAGAGGGGTTGCCCCTAAGGAAGTCTGAGCAAGCTTTCTACTTGGATTGGGCTGTCCACTCCTTCAGGATCACCAACTGCGGTGTGCAGGACACTACTCAG ATTCACACTCACATGTGCTATTCCAACTTCAACGACATCATCCACTCAATCATTGACATGGATGCTGATGTGATCACCATTGAGAATTCTCGTTCAGATGAGAAGCTCCTGTCAGTCTTCCGCGAGGGAGTGAAGTATGGTGCTGGCATTGGCCCTGGTGTCTACGACATCCACTCTCCAAGAATACCATCAACTGAAGAGATTGCAGACCGGATCAACAAGATGCTTGCGGTGCTTGAGACAAACATCTTGTGGGTTAACCCTGATTGTGGTCTCAAGACTCGCAAGTACACTGAAGTGAAGCCAGCCCTCAGTAACCTGGTTGCTGCTGCCAAGCTCCTCCGCACCCAGCTCGCCAGTGCCAAGTGA